In Penicillium oxalicum strain HP7-1 chromosome I, whole genome shotgun sequence, a single window of DNA contains:
- a CDS encoding ATP-dependent RNA helicase FAL1, giving the protein MADGIDRRADERMQFNTSKEVTVAPTFEDMHLKESLLRGIYAYGYESPSAVQSRAIVQICKGRDTIAQAQSGTGKTATFSISTLQVIDTVVRETQALVLSPTRELATQIQSVIMALGDYMNVQCHACIGGTNIGEDIRKLEYGQHVVSGTPGRVADMIRRRHLRTRHIKMLILDEADELLNKGFREQIYDVYRYLPPATQVVVVSATLPYDVLDLTTKFMTDPVRVLVKRDELTLEGIKQYFIAVEKEEWKFDTLCDLYDTLTITQAVIFCNTRRKVDWLTDKMREANFTVSSMHGEMPQKERDSIMQDFRQGNSRVLISTDVWARGIDVQQVSLVINYDLPTNRENYIHRIGRSGRFGRKGVAINFVTSDDVRILRDIELYYSTQIDEMPMNVADLLS; this is encoded by the exons ATGGCTGACGGAATCGACAGACGTGCTGATG AGCGCATGCAGTTCAACACCTCCAAGGAGGTCACGGTGGCGCCGACATTCGAGGACATGCACCTGAAGGAAAGCCTTCTGCGCGGAATTTATGCATACGGCTACGAATCTCCTTCTGCTGTTCAGTCTCGCGCTATCGTTCAGATCTGTAAAGGCCGTGACACCATCGCACAAGCGCAGTCCGGTACTGGTAAAACGGCGACTTTCTCGATCAGTACCCTGCAAGTCATCGATACGGTTGTGCGCGAAACCCAAG CGCTTGTCCTCTCTCCAACTCGTGAACTTGCGACTCAGATTCAATCCGTCATCATGGCGCTCGGTGATTACATGAACGTCCAATGTCACGCTTGTATTGGCGGTACCAACATTGGCGAGGATATCCGAAAGCTGGAATACGGTCAACACGTTGTTTCTGGAACACCTGGCCGTGTCGCGGACATGATCCGTCGCCGACACTTGCGGACACGCCACATCAAGATGCTTATTCTCGATGAAGCCGATGAGCTTTTGAACAAAGGTTTCCGCGAGCAGATCTACGACGTATATCGGTACTTGCCACCGGCCACACAAGTGGTGGTTGTCTCTGCCACTCTGCCCTACGATGTGCTGGATTTGACCACCAAATTCATGACGGACCCAGTGCGCGTGCTTGTCAAGCGTGACGAGCTGACCCTGGAAGGAATCAAGCAATACTTTATCGCagtggagaaggaagaatgGAAGTTTGACACCCTCTGTGATCTTTATGACACTTTGACAATCACGCAAGCCGTCATCTTCTGCAATACCCGCCGCAAGGTGGATTGGCTAACGGACAAGATGCGCGAGGCGAACTTCACCGTCTCGAGCATGCACGGTGAGATGCCACAGAAGGAGCGTGACAGTATTATGCAAGATTTCCGCCAAGGCAACTCCCGAGTCCTGATCTCTACCGACGTCTGGGCTCGCGGCATTGATGTCCAGCAGGTCTCGCTGGTCATCAACTATGATCTTCCCACCAACCGTGAGAACTACATTCACCGTATTGGTCGCAGTGGTCGTTTCGGCCGCAAGGGTGTGGCCATCAACTTTGTCACAAGTGACGACGTCCGTATCTTGCGTGATATCGAGTTGTACTACTCGACTCAGATCGATGAAATGCCGATGAACG TTGCGGATCTTCTCTCGTAA
- a CDS encoding Pre-mRNA-splicing factor sap61, giving the protein MLFEDVRFIHEDLERLEQAVADRLAENPSTIRYRLARDHEIAHFLTRIEEQSQRLLDIYNDPEKPLEKEAQAISTGDQFEEFYKQLDEIKDFHKQYPNEPIENLERAYKRRQPGDGEAPRVDVDAMFTGEEGFGKFLDLTMIHEQYLNLPGVKRLPYTQYLGIFDEFTPPAMNIKRKDKVSDKYFSYVSELANYLESFLKRTRPLQDLDKLFSSFSEEFDTKWSAKDVPGWTSEKTENSALGPQTQGTGAGIWCPDCAKEFSNENVYRNHLTGKKHIRNAEAKKAAGQSDEQSTAPRPQETSSYSLKERAVAEREYRIRCLAKELDSIRNTTRDNVERRQTMTERERQIENENMMADSENYLPAGDGDMSEDEDADKFYNPLKLPLAWDGKPIPYWLYKLHGLGTEYPCEICGNFVYRGRRAFDKHFSEGLHIYGLKCLGITSNTNLFREITRIDEAVRLWEKLEQDRKKERESRDNVVQMEDAEGNVMPERIYLDLQKQGIL; this is encoded by the exons ATGCTGTTTGAAGATGTGCGGTTCATCCATGAGGACCTGGAGCGTTTGGAGCAGGCCGTCGCTGACAGACTCGCTGAGAATCCCTCGACC ATTCGATATCGCTTAGCTCGCGACCACGAAATTGCACATTTCTTGACGAGAATTGAGGAGCAATCACAGCGTCTTCTGGACATTTACAATGACCCGGAGAAACCGCTCGAAAAAGAAGCGCAGGCGATCTCGACCGGCGATCAGTTTGAGGAGTTTTACAAGCAGCTGGATGAGATTAAAGATTTCCACAAGCAATACCCAAATGAGCCGATCGAGAACCTGGAACGGGCATACAAGCGCCGCCAACCAGGTGACGGGGAGGCTCCGCGCGTCGATGTAGACGCCATGTTTACTGGAGAGGAAGGATTTGGGAAATTCCTAGATCTGACCATGATTCATGAACAATATCTGAATCTCCCCGGCGTCAAGCGTCTTCCATACACTCAGTACCTCGGGATCTTCGACGAGTTCACGCCGCCAGCCATGAACATCAAGCGCAAGGACAAAGTCTCGGACAAGTACTTCAGCTACGTCAGCGAGCTAGCAAACTATCTTGAAAGCTTTCTGAAGCGGACACGGCCTTTGCAGGATCTCGACAAGCTTTTCAGCTCATTCAGTGAAGAGTTTGACACGAAGTGGTCCGCCAAAGACGTTCCGGGTTGGACAAGCGAGAAGACGGAGAATAGCGCTCTTGGCCCACAGACACAGGGGACAGGGGCCGGAATCTGGTGTCCAGATTGTGCGAAGGAGTTCAGCAATGAGAACGTCTACCGTAATCATCTCACCGGAAAGAAACATATTCGGaacgccgaggccaagaaagCGGCCGGTCAATCAGATGAACAATCGACTGCGCCCCGACCCCAAGAAACATCCTCTTACAGCCTGAAGGAGCGTGCAGTGGCTGAACGCGAGTATCGCATCCGCTGTTTGGCGAAAGAACTGGATTCCATCCGCAACACAACTCGTGACAATGTGGAGCGCAGGCAAACTATGACTGAACGCGAGCGTCAAATTGAGAACGAAAACATGATGGCAGATTCGGAGAATTACCTGCCAGCTGGTGACGGAGACATGTCGGAGGACGAAGACGCGGATAAGTTTTACAACCCACTGAAGCTGCCGCTTGCATGGGATGGAAAGCCCATTCCATACTGGCTGTACAAGCTACATGGCTTGGGTACGGAATACCCGTGTGAGATTTGCGGTAATTTCGTCTACAGAGGCCGTCGCGCTTTTGATAAGCACTTTTCAGAGGGTCTTCACATATACGGCCTCAAGTGTTTGGGCATCACTTCCAATACCAACCTTTTCCGTGAAATCACTCGTATTGATGAGGCCGTCCGGCTTTGGGAGAAGTTGGAGCAAGACCGCAAGAAGGAGCGTGAATCTCGTGACAATGTTGTGCAGATGGAGGACGCCGAAGGCAATGTCATGCCGGAAAGGATCTATCTGGA TCTCCAAAAACAAGGTATCCTCTAG